A window of the Bradyrhizobium ottawaense genome harbors these coding sequences:
- a CDS encoding TIGR02594 family protein: MNRLLTALIGAAILAVTMSTADARPHHRRHHHHHHARVVQVEQQQSFFSGFGGGVVDRARQFIGATASQVGVRSTLWCSAFLRKITGASGVDDTALSWERRQHIAPQVGAIVTMGRRGGGHVGVVSGFTAKGDPIVISGNNGGRVREAVHSRSSIRSWVSAS; this comes from the coding sequence GTGAACAGACTCCTCACGGCGCTGATTGGCGCCGCAATCCTCGCTGTCACCATGTCGACCGCCGATGCGCGTCCGCATCATCGCAGGCATCACCATCACCACCACGCTCGTGTTGTACAGGTTGAGCAGCAGCAATCGTTCTTTAGCGGTTTCGGCGGCGGCGTCGTGGATCGCGCCCGTCAGTTCATCGGAGCCACTGCCAGTCAGGTCGGCGTCCGATCGACGCTCTGGTGCTCAGCCTTCTTGCGCAAGATCACGGGCGCGTCCGGCGTCGACGACACCGCCCTCTCCTGGGAGCGTCGCCAACACATCGCCCCGCAGGTCGGCGCTATCGTGACCATGGGTCGCCGTGGCGGCGGTCACGTCGGTGTGGTCTCTGGTTTCACTGCCAAGGGAGATCCGATCGTCATCAGCGGCAACAACGGTGGCCGCGTCCGTGAGGCTGTGCAT
- a CDS encoding deoxycytidylate deaminase has protein sequence MPKTDRRNQDWWDNYFLDLAEAVAYASKDPSTKVGAVIVRPDRTVASMGYNGFPRGIKDSDERLNDRPTKYSMVVHAEPNAILSAREPVRGYSIYTTLFTCADCAKLIIQAGIKKVVSPTYDIERWEKSLTLSKQLFTEAGVEFKLIDRAI, from the coding sequence AGGACTGGTGGGACAACTACTTCCTCGATCTCGCGGAAGCGGTTGCCTATGCCTCGAAGGATCCAAGCACCAAGGTCGGCGCCGTCATCGTTCGTCCTGACCGAACGGTGGCCTCCATGGGCTACAACGGCTTCCCGCGAGGGATCAAGGATAGCGACGAGCGCCTCAATGACCGTCCGACCAAATACTCCATGGTCGTTCACGCCGAGCCCAACGCCATCCTCTCGGCTCGTGAGCCGGTCCGTGGCTACTCGATCTACACCACGCTGTTCACCTGCGCTGACTGCGCCAAGCTGATCATCCAGGCCGGCATCAAGAAGGTGGTCTCGCCGACCTACGACATAGAGCGCTGGGAGAAGTCGCTGACGCTGTCGAAGCAGCTGTTCACCGAGGCAGGGGTCGAGTTCAAGCTGATCGATAGGGCGATCTGA
- a CDS encoding MT-A70 family methyltransferase, with amino-acid sequence MIDPIFVSTAFYEEARRHGFDMTRFATKAPLDAEATEESCPDACLNANDFLRPAFNLQPLKQRHYGLAKLDPPWAFKTYSEAGKGKSAEQHYDTMSLEDIFNLKVEDLAHPDGMWVWLYATAPMYDAARACFDKWNVKYVTQGVWVKMVKDNSKPTFGTGYVLRNCHEPFLIGKVGTPRIHSRNIRSAILEPRREHSRKPEQGYVDAAKMAGPYPKADIFSREARPGWDGWGNEITKFNHPEAEPELEVA; translated from the coding sequence GTGATCGACCCGATCTTTGTCTCGACGGCATTTTACGAGGAAGCCAGACGACACGGCTTCGACATGACGCGCTTCGCGACCAAGGCTCCGCTTGATGCGGAGGCAACGGAAGAGTCGTGTCCGGACGCTTGCTTGAATGCAAACGACTTCCTGCGACCGGCCTTCAACCTGCAGCCGCTCAAGCAGCGTCACTATGGTCTGGCGAAGCTCGATCCGCCGTGGGCCTTCAAGACCTATTCCGAAGCCGGCAAGGGCAAGTCGGCCGAGCAGCACTACGACACCATGTCGCTTGAGGACATCTTCAATCTGAAGGTGGAAGACCTCGCGCATCCGGACGGCATGTGGGTTTGGCTCTATGCCACCGCTCCGATGTACGACGCGGCTCGCGCCTGCTTCGACAAATGGAACGTCAAGTACGTCACCCAGGGTGTCTGGGTGAAGATGGTCAAGGACAATAGCAAGCCGACCTTCGGCACCGGCTACGTCCTTCGCAATTGCCACGAACCATTCCTCATCGGGAAGGTCGGCACGCCGCGCATCCACTCCCGCAACATCCGCTCCGCGATTCTGGAGCCGCGTCGCGAGCACTCACGCAAGCCAGAGCAAGGCTACGTCGATGCCGCGAAGATGGCTGGACCATACCCGAAGGCGGACATCTTCAGCCGCGAGGCGCGTCCCGGCTGGGACGGTTGGGGCAACGAAATCACCAAGTTCAACCACCCTGAAGCAGAGCCGGAGCTGGAGGTAGCATGA